One window of Dehalobacterium formicoaceticum genomic DNA carries:
- the amrB gene encoding AmmeMemoRadiSam system protein B yields the protein MMKKILLVAVIIWAAIAYIALSGDRTGTSVQPGSFPPVHPNAFFQTGNFYTGEFPEGPDLENIRGGVIPHHLVADKLIARVFDTLKDQKPDTIILLGPNHSNEGGRIVTSSLGWQTPFGVVDVDEKLLKSLRQASSSVQVNDEIMSVEHAMGNIMPFIKYYLPETKVLPIIFPNNFSREEANVLGEKIAGIMGDKTVVLASVDFSHYLKCDETELKDQETIQALKERNLGRIFTMNDDYLDSPAAIGVLFTAMNKLGKNDFAVLNHTNSGVILGNKNIATTSYITLLFGIENK from the coding sequence ATGATGAAAAAAATACTCCTGGTCGCAGTAATCATTTGGGCAGCAATTGCCTATATTGCGCTCAGCGGGGATCGGACAGGAACCAGTGTTCAGCCTGGTTCCTTCCCCCCCGTACATCCCAATGCTTTTTTTCAAACGGGTAATTTCTACACCGGGGAATTTCCTGAAGGCCCTGATTTAGAAAATATTCGCGGCGGAGTCATTCCCCATCACCTGGTGGCGGACAAGCTGATTGCCCGGGTGTTTGATACGTTGAAGGATCAAAAACCGGACACGATTATTCTATTAGGACCTAATCATAGTAATGAAGGGGGCCGAATAGTGACCAGTTCCTTGGGCTGGCAAACGCCCTTTGGGGTGGTGGATGTGGATGAAAAACTATTAAAAAGCCTTCGTCAAGCTTCTTCCTCCGTACAAGTAAATGACGAAATCATGAGTGTGGAACATGCGATGGGCAATATCATGCCTTTCATCAAATACTATCTCCCGGAGACCAAGGTGTTACCAATCATTTTCCCCAATAATTTTTCTCGGGAAGAGGCGAATGTTTTAGGAGAAAAAATTGCCGGGATCATGGGTGATAAGACGGTTGTTTTGGCATCAGTGGATTTCTCCCACTATTTAAAATGTGATGAAACGGAGCTGAAAGATCAAGAAACCATTCAAGCCTTAAAAGAGAGGAATTTAGGACGTATTTTTACCATGAATGACGATTATCTGGATTCACCTGCAGCCATCGGCGTTTTATTTACAGCAATGAACAAATTGGGCAAGAATGACTTTGCCGTTCTCAATCATACCAATTCCGGTGTGATCCTGGGTAATAAAAATATCGCCACGACCAGTTATATTACCTTGCTTTTTGGCATAGAAAATAAGTAA